The following are from one region of the Coffea eugenioides isolate CCC68of chromosome 2, Ceug_1.0, whole genome shotgun sequence genome:
- the LOC113761049 gene encoding DNA damage-repair/toleration protein DRT100-like has protein sequence MGRMKVSLAALVTLAFCFSANACPPGDRAALLAFKAALNEPYLGIFNSWTGTDCCTNWYGVSCDPDRRVADIVLRGESEDPIFEKAGRSGYMSGEIAASVCQLDRLTTLVVADWKAIAGEIPACIPSSLPILRIFDIVGNQISGKIPADIGSLGRLTVLNLADNKLTGAIPPSIVNLGSVMHLDLSNNKLTGEIPADVGKLTMMSRALLSRNQLTGSIPISFANIYRLADIDLSMNRISGSIPAQLGTMPVLSTLNLDSNRLSGSIPTSLLSSAGLNVLNISRNSLEGNLPDVFGPKTYFTVLDLSYNQLRGSIPKSLSSAKYIGHLDLSYNHLCGPIPVGSPFDHLEASSFANNDCLCGSPLRTC, from the coding sequence ATGGGGAGAATGAAAGTTTCCTTGGCCGCCTTAGTAACATTGGCTTTTTGTTTTTCCGCTAATGCCTGCCCGCCTGGGGATCGGGCAGCATTATTAGCTTTTAAAGCTGCCCTCAACGAGCCTTACTTGGGCATCTTCAATTCTTGGACGGGCACCGACTGCTGCACCAACTGGTACGGTGTCAGCTGTGACCCTGACCGACGGGTCGCCGACATTGTCCTCCGGGGAGAATCCGAGGACCCCATCTTTGAGAAAGCCGGCCGGTCCGGTTACATGTCAGGTGAAATAGCAGCTTCTGTTTGTCAACTCGACCGGCTCACCACCCTCGTCGTCGCAGACTGGAAGGCAATCGCGGGGGAAATCCCGGCTTGCATTCCGTCCTCGTTACCCATTCTCAGAATCTTCGACATAGTTGGAAACCAGATCTCCGGCAAGATTCCGGCCGACATAGGCTCACTGGGTCGACTAACTGTTCTCAACCTCGCCGACAACAAGCTCACCGGTGCGATTCCGCCGTCGATTGTCAACCTCGGGAGCGTCATGCATCTCGACCTCAGCAACAACAAACTCACAGGAGAAATCCCCGCTGACGTCGGAAAACTAACCATGATGAGCAGGGCACTGTTGAGCCGTAACCAGCTCACCGGTTCAATCCCCATCTCATTTGCTAACATTTACAGGCTGGCCGACATTGATCTATCCATGAACCGGATCTCCGGTTCGATCCCGGCTCAACTCGGAACAATGCCGGTTCTGTCAACCCTTAATCTAGACAGCAATCGACTATCCGGAAGCATACCGACGAGCTTATTAAGCAGTGCCGGGTTAAACGTTTTAAACATCAGCCGAAACAGTTTGGAGGGCAATTTACCCGACGTTTTTGGACCGAAAACTTATTTTACGGTCCTTGATTTATCGTATAACCAATTGCGCGGTTCAATTCCTAAATCACTATCATCGGCTAAGTACATTGGGCACTTGGATTTGAGTTATAATCACCTTTGCGGACCGATTCCGGTTGGCTCACCTTTTGATCACCTTGAGGCCTCTTCATTTGCTAATAACGATTGCTTATGTGGATCACCACTACGTACTTGTTAA
- the LOC113763431 gene encoding protein gamma response 1-like — protein sequence MDGNLQKSPQLGSTDDSMEFKYISGLSTILVATIQEAKDRISQIEYVFCSQIYPHFQAKSKTLQRLYSEARESAENACKEREKDLLLQIGKLQLEKQQFCAEISSLKLEREEFASIGLSPDSIRSLQEDLQQKTKDVGALQVEVKQWHDLYNVAEKLVEDRDKELKELDDKRWKLFTEHTYLEREVKGLKSELANKTREFDAAMGLQLTLLQMVRSNTSLMMDKEEEQLTDHQGDADLIIRRFGIMNGKIDELQEELRKKNEEIEKGRKVRENLLKKVESQASEIMEHEQQLNEYEKEKRLLATRLVNLQNDINFLEKEIGKKNDEVEEGRILQEQLMQQIDSYNFEKLKIQKDFEELVKEKRQLLEKLGRGPEEKVDMHQPNLQEGSQGSSEEMELHGKLLQQIEAKDSQLMSEKQKRKEVIVAYKNLKSQYNFLCSKYGLTTENALPQNRMEDQSDTLGLNHSPLTSVDVNKGPNASGVSGEAERRKGEGEELKNDKEVQLNQRSNSVSPSRSRTSIQPKTFASVKSCPPAGTKRPVSYWRNTRSNQSKLGPDLHDDFLDTPLEKIRGDLGNAIKDQICNPPEPAQKDIEFNSSDDETEDMNVDREKCQIPPQRPGTSNFKFVEPVRKKTVRENLKGIECKQCKKFYDAVLPNECKEGNGNGQNMRCEHHDGVSRHRYRYAPPLTPEGFWNIGFESEM from the exons TATTTTGCAGTCAAATTTATCCGCATTTTCAGGCAAAATCTAAGACCCTTCAGAGGTTGTATTCTGAAGCCAGAGAATCTGCGGAAAATGCTtgcaaagagagagaaaaagatcTGCTACTTCAAATTGGAAAGCTTCAGCTCGAAAAGCAACAGTTTTGTGCTGAAATCAGCTCTCTGAAGTTGGAGAGGGAAGAATTTGCTAGTATTGGCTTGTCTCCAGATAGTATTCGCAGTCTCCAAGAAGACCTGCAACAGAAGACTAAAGATGTAGGCGCATTGCAGGTAGAAGTGAAACAGTGGCATGATTTGTATAATGTCGCAGAGAAGCTGGTGGAAGACAGAGACAAGGAGCTGAAAGAACTTGATGACAAACGTTGGAAGCTATTTACAGAGCACACATATCTGGAGAGGGAAGTCAAGGGTTTGAAATCAGAGCTAGCAAACAAGACTAGGGAATTTGATGCTGCAATGGGATTACAGCTTACACTTCTCCAAATGGTTCGATCAAATACTTCCCTAATGATGGATAAAGAAGAGGAACAGTTGACAGATCACCAAGGAGATGCAGATTTAATTATTAGAAGATTTGGGATTATGAATGGGAAGATTGACGAGCTTCAGGAGGAACTgagaaaaaagaatgaggaaattgaaaagggaagaaaagtgCGGGAGAATCTCCTGAAAAAGGTCGAATCACAGGCCTCGGAAATAATGGAGCATGAGCAGCAATTGAACGAATATGAGAAGGAGAAAAGGCTACTCGCCACAAGACTAGTAAATTTACAGAATGATATAAATTTTCTAGAGAAGGAGAtaggaaagaaaaatgatgaagtGGAAGAAGGAAGAATTTTGCAAGAACAGCTGATGCAGCAGATTGATTCATACAATTTTGAAAAGTTGAAAATACAGAAGGATTTTGAAGAGCTTGTGAAGGAGAAGCGACAGCTTCTGGAGAAACTAGGAAGAGGCCCAGAAGAGAAGGTTGATATGCATCAACCCAATCTGCAAGAGGGAAGCCAGGGGTCCTCAGAAGAAATGGAATTACACGGGAAGTTACTTCAGCAGATTGAAGCAAAAGACTCCCAGTTAATGTCTGAAAAGCAGAAACGAAAGGAAGTCATTGTTGCTTATAAGAATCTCAAATCTCAGTACAACTTTTTGTGTTCAAAGTATGGTCTTACTACAGAAAATGCGCTGCCCCAAAATAGAATGGAAGATCAGAGTGACACCTTGGGGCTGAATCATAGCCCATTAACTTCGGTTG ACGTCAACAAAGGTCCAAATGCCTCTGGTGTTAGTGGTGAAGCAGAAAGAAGGAAAGGTGAGGGAGAAGAGTTGAAGAATGACAAGGAAGTCCAGTTAAATCAAAGATCAAACTCTGTCTCCCCTTCTAGGTCAAGAACTTCTATCCAACCAAAAACCTTTGCCAGTGTAAAATCTTGCCCACCAGCTGGAACAAAACGTCCTGTGTCTTATTGGAGAAATACGAGGTCTAACCAGAGTAAACTTGGACCTGATCTCCATGATGATTTTCTTGATACCCCCTTGGAGAAAATTAGAGGAGACTTAGGCAATGCCATTAAGGATCAAATTTGTAATCCTCCAGAACCAGCTCAAAAAGACATAGAATTCAACAGCTCTGATGACGAGACAGAAGACATGAATGTTGACCGTGAAAAGTGTCAAATCCCACCTCAGAGGCCTGGAACATCAAATTTCAAGTTTGTGGAACCAGTAAGAAAGAAAACTGTGAGGGAAAACCTGAAAGGAATTGAATGCAAGCAATGCAAAAAGTTCTATGATGCTGTTCTTCCCAATGAATGTAAGGAGGGGAATGGCAATGGACAAAACATGCGGTGTGAGCATCATGATGGAGTTTCAAGACATCGTTACAGGTATGCTCCTCCTCTGACTCCTGAAGGATTCTGGAACATAGGGTTTGAGTCAGAGATGTGA